The following proteins come from a genomic window of Lachnoclostridium phytofermentans ISDg:
- a CDS encoding pirin family protein, producing the protein MIRKIDSKTMGKSNLGWLNSTFHFSFAEYFNPTNINFGVLRVINDDLIIPHEGFDTHPHQDMEIVSYVIAGELTHADSMGNKRTLKRGQVQYMSAGTGVFHSEHNLSDETLRLLQIWIFPDKKGYQPNYGDYLFDWDLRKNNWLNIVSGKNGDAPIKINQDVNIYVLELEKDMEEKFEVEKGRQAYLVQIEGEANINEEHLNARDAMEIKEETISIKAIETSHYLVIEMRKDGI; encoded by the coding sequence ATGATAAGAAAAATAGATAGTAAAACAATGGGTAAAAGTAATCTTGGATGGCTTAACAGCACTTTTCACTTTTCTTTTGCAGAATATTTTAATCCAACAAACATCAATTTTGGTGTGTTGAGAGTAATTAATGATGATTTGATTATACCTCATGAAGGGTTTGACACTCATCCACATCAAGATATGGAAATTGTATCGTATGTGATTGCTGGAGAATTAACACATGCCGATAGCATGGGAAATAAACGTACCTTAAAACGTGGTCAGGTTCAATATATGAGTGCTGGTACTGGGGTATTTCATAGTGAGCATAATTTAAGTGATGAAACTCTTAGATTACTTCAAATATGGATTTTCCCAGATAAAAAGGGGTATCAACCGAATTACGGAGATTATTTGTTTGACTGGGATCTAAGAAAAAATAATTGGTTGAATATAGTTTCAGGTAAGAATGGAGATGCACCAATTAAAATCAACCAGGATGTTAATATCTATGTCTTAGAGCTTGAAAAGGACATGGAGGAGAAGTTTGAGGTTGAGAAGGGAAGGCAGGCTTATTTAGTGCAGATAGAAGGTGAAGCAAATATTAATGAGGAGCACCTTAATGCAAGAGACGCAATGGAAATTAAAGAAGAAACAATTTCTATAA
- a CDS encoding MarR family winged helix-turn-helix transcriptional regulator — protein sequence MTDLNLKLVIATARCYNTVFSRIEKNVQEYGLNISEFGVLEMLLHKGEQPVQKIAEKILVTSGTITYVLDKLQKKDLIYRKKCDKDKRIFYISLTPKGEELISDAFTKHKKFLDELFQGLDDNIKNDIVNNMFTLVDTVGN from the coding sequence GCAACAGCAAGATGTTATAATACCGTTTTTTCTAGAATTGAAAAAAATGTTCAAGAATATGGCCTTAACATTAGTGAGTTTGGAGTATTGGAGATGTTACTTCATAAAGGGGAACAACCAGTTCAGAAGATTGCTGAGAAGATTTTAGTCACGAGTGGAACCATTACTTATGTTCTAGATAAGTTGCAAAAAAAAGATCTTATTTATAGAAAGAAATGTGACAAAGATAAAAGAATTTTCTATATAAGCTTAACCCCAAAAGGTGAAGAGTTGATCTCTGATGCATTTACGAAGCATAAGAAATTTTTAGATGAATTATTTCAAGGACTTGATGATAATATTAAAAATGATATCGTTAATAATATGTTTACGCTAGTTGATACAGTTGGTAATTAA